Proteins encoded in a region of the Malaciobacter mytili LMG 24559 genome:
- a CDS encoding YceI family protein, whose product MYKLILVALLAVFANAQSLNFSTGKIEAHTEIFGDSNINPFSENIQSTLSIKEKIDSLKGVIKINTLSLHSNNEKRDEHMYELLNTTLHPQISFEITSLTKIEEFYEIQGVLTLNGVKQVIMSKANILEENNHIILNGDFSINLTSFELKPPKLLFLTVRDRIDIKYNLDYIKG is encoded by the coding sequence ATGTATAAATTAATTTTAGTTGCATTACTTGCAGTTTTTGCAAATGCTCAAAGTTTAAATTTTTCTACAGGAAAAATAGAAGCACATACGGAAATTTTTGGGGATAGTAATATTAACCCTTTTTCAGAAAATATACAATCAACTTTATCAATTAAAGAAAAGATTGATTCTTTAAAAGGAGTAATAAAAATAAATACTCTAAGCTTACATAGCAATAATGAAAAAAGAGATGAACATATGTATGAGTTATTAAATACTACATTACATCCTCAAATCTCTTTTGAAATTACTTCTTTAACAAAAATAGAAGAGTTTTATGAAATACAAGGGGTTCTAACTTTAAATGGAGTAAAACAAGTAATTATGTCAAAAGCTAATATTTTAGAAGAGAATAACCATATTATTTTAAATGGAGATTTTTCTATAAATCTTACTTCATTTGAATTAAAACCGCCAAAACTTCTATTTTTAACAGTAAGAGATAGAATTGATATTAAATATAATTTAGATTATATTAAAGGATAA
- a CDS encoding metallophosphoesterase: protein MKLPIATTKILEVKSEALHNLQILHLSDLHINKKTTLCEIKQLINICKNIAYDFIALTGDIIDCKVKEIKPQLELLNSLEKVYYISGNHDLFYGIEPLKQSLNNFTFLDNTTTFFTYKNRQIAIAGLSDRFSKFFKIKREEKKITNFLKANPISILLAHQPKDYTFAINSNTKLFLCGHTHGGQIFPFHYFVKLVQPFLAGTFYKQQTCIYVNRGLGTWGIDFRYKANNEITLLKLVYK from the coding sequence ATGAAACTTCCAATTGCAACTACAAAAATTTTAGAAGTAAAAAGTGAGGCTTTGCATAATTTGCAAATCCTTCACCTAAGTGATTTACATATAAATAAAAAAACAACTCTTTGTGAAATAAAACAATTAATAAATATATGTAAAAACATAGCCTATGATTTCATTGCTTTAACAGGAGATATTATTGATTGTAAAGTAAAAGAGATAAAACCTCAACTAGAACTTTTAAACTCTTTAGAAAAGGTATATTATATAAGTGGTAACCATGATTTATTTTATGGAATAGAGCCTTTAAAACAAAGTTTAAATAACTTTACTTTTTTGGATAATACTACTACTTTTTTTACTTATAAAAATAGACAAATTGCCATTGCAGGATTAAGTGATAGATTCTCTAAATTTTTTAAAATAAAAAGAGAAGAAAAAAAAATTACTAACTTTTTAAAAGCTAATCCTATTTCTATTTTATTAGCTCATCAACCAAAAGATTATACTTTTGCTATAAATTCAAATACAAAATTATTTTTATGTGGACATACCCATGGAGGACAGATTTTTCCCTTTCATTATTTTGTAAAATTAGTACAACCTTTTTTAGCAGGAACCTTTTATAAACAGCAAACTTGTATTTATGTAAATAGAGGATTAGGTACTTGGGGGATAGATTTTAGATATAAAGCAAATAATGAAATTACTTTACTTAAATTAGTATATAAATAG
- a CDS encoding response regulator has translation MKILIIEDDEKIINFLKKGLEEESYVIDYSLNGDEGIYLASVNEYDLILLDIMLPIKNGIEVCKTLRQNNINTPIIMLTAKDTIEDKIKGLDIGANDYLAKPFSFSELLARIRVQLRTKNSNQTTLKISDLELDLLSKTAKRAGDIINLTAKEFAFLEYLIKNKDRVLSESVISSALSNMDDMNISNIVNVYIYRLRNKIDKPYEKKLIKTIRGLGFKISDE, from the coding sequence ATGAAAATACTAATTATAGAAGATGATGAAAAAATTATAAACTTTCTAAAAAAAGGTTTAGAAGAAGAGTCATATGTTATTGATTATTCTTTAAATGGAGATGAAGGTATATATCTTGCAAGTGTAAATGAATATGATTTAATTTTACTTGATATTATGCTTCCAATTAAAAATGGTATAGAAGTGTGTAAAACTTTAAGACAAAATAATATTAATACTCCAATAATTATGCTAACAGCAAAAGATACTATTGAAGATAAAATAAAAGGTTTGGATATAGGTGCAAATGATTATTTAGCAAAACCTTTTTCATTTAGTGAACTTCTAGCTAGAATTAGAGTACAACTAAGAACAAAAAACTCAAACCAAACAACACTTAAAATCTCAGATTTAGAACTTGATTTACTTTCAAAAACTGCAAAAAGAGCAGGAGATATTATCAATCTAACAGCAAAAGAGTTTGCTTTTTTAGAATATCTAATAAAAAATAAAGATAGAGTATTATCAGAAAGTGTAATAAGTAGTGCCTTAAGCAATATGGATGATATGAATATTAGTAATATTGTAAATGTATATATTTATAGACTTAGAAATAAAATAGATAAACCCTATGAAAAAAAACTTATAAAAACTATTAGAGGGTTAGGATTTAAAATAAGTGATGAATAA
- a CDS encoding sensor histidine kinase: protein MNNISIKKKLLIYNIFIQIVILFLFSISLYKTLEISSKDKVEATLKVILLDVVDDVIEHKNELTNRVFDEEKEYKFEPLYIRLLELQNDFLVIKSTTFPNEIKSKIAKLKLLKSNNIVFEYQKDYIISRIKFDINNKDYVIEVATDFTTINSTLENLIYILLFIVPIILIFSIIGGYFLIYKSFSPIEKLLANLKSINASDLSKRLPFKNKNDEIDLLAKEINNLLYRLEISFNKISQFSSDASHELKTPLTIIRGEIEIALRKDREVCEYKKSLENCLDEVIVIQQTIDDLLFLARKEHEVIEQRKDELYLDEVSLEAFKEMQSFAKLKNIKLLCQIDEAMQIKGHHKLLKIAIKNILKNAISFSYENSEVIIRNYSDEYNYIICIEDKGIGICKEEQEKIFEKFYRTDKSRNKESGGTGLGMAIVEKIVKLHQGKIKLESQENIGTKVYFVFKKENNEY, encoded by the coding sequence ATGAATAATATATCAATCAAAAAAAAGCTTTTAATATATAATATTTTTATTCAAATAGTAATTTTATTTCTTTTTTCAATCTCTTTATATAAAACTTTAGAAATCTCTTCTAAAGATAAAGTGGAAGCTACTTTAAAAGTAATATTACTTGATGTGGTTGATGATGTAATTGAGCATAAAAATGAACTTACAAATAGAGTATTTGATGAAGAAAAAGAGTATAAGTTTGAACCTTTATATATTAGGCTTTTAGAACTACAAAATGATTTTTTAGTAATTAAAAGTACAACTTTTCCAAATGAGATAAAAAGTAAAATAGCTAAACTTAAATTATTAAAATCTAACAATATAGTTTTTGAATATCAAAAAGATTATATTATTAGTAGAATAAAGTTTGATATAAATAATAAAGACTATGTTATAGAAGTAGCAACTGATTTTACAACTATAAATTCTACTTTAGAAAATCTTATATATATTCTTTTATTTATTGTTCCTATTATTTTGATTTTTTCTATAATTGGAGGATATTTTTTAATTTACAAATCTTTTTCTCCCATAGAAAAACTTTTAGCAAATTTAAAAAGTATAAATGCAAGTGATTTATCTAAAAGACTTCCTTTTAAAAATAAAAATGATGAAATAGACCTTTTAGCAAAAGAGATAAATAATCTTTTATATAGACTTGAAATCTCTTTTAATAAAATCTCTCAATTTAGTAGTGATGCTTCCCATGAACTTAAAACTCCCCTTACAATTATTAGAGGAGAAATAGAGATAGCTTTAAGAAAAGATAGAGAAGTTTGTGAATATAAAAAAAGTTTAGAAAACTGTTTAGATGAAGTTATAGTAATACAACAAACCATAGATGATTTACTTTTTTTAGCAAGAAAAGAGCATGAAGTTATTGAACAAAGAAAAGATGAACTTTATCTTGATGAGGTTAGTTTAGAAGCCTTTAAAGAGATGCAATCTTTTGCAAAATTAAAAAATATAAAACTTTTATGCCAAATAGATGAAGCTATGCAAATAAAAGGTCATCATAAACTACTAAAAATAGCTATTAAAAATATACTTAAAAATGCAATTTCTTTTAGTTACGAAAATAGCGAAGTTATTATAAGAAATTATAGTGATGAATATAATTATATTATTTGTATTGAAGATAAAGGTATTGGCATTTGTAAAGAAGAACAAGAAAAAATTTTTGAAAAATTTTATAGAACAGATAAAAGTAGAAATAAAGAATCAGGTGGAACAGGACTTGGGATGGCTATTGTTGAAAAAATAGTAAAACTTCATCAAGGTAAAATAAAACTTGAAAGCCAAGAAAATATAGGAACAAAAGTATATTTTGTATTTAAAAAGGAAAATAATGAATATTAA